One segment of Kiritimatiellia bacterium DNA contains the following:
- a CDS encoding biopolymer transporter ExbD — protein sequence MKLRKQPDAELGVDMTPMIDCVFLLLIFFMCAATMSKVDLTPEVQLPVAPKAAVPEDLRGRGVVNILPIGTASSSGPVTEERPFMVYKELVDDAGLQKEIAARRAEDPELRVYMRIDRNAEFAVVGRAIKACAAAGVMDIIFATFQSIPGGGS from the coding sequence ATGAAGCTCCGCAAACAGCCTGATGCCGAACTGGGGGTGGACATGACCCCCATGATCGACTGCGTGTTCCTGCTGCTCATCTTCTTCATGTGCGCCGCGACGATGTCCAAGGTGGACCTGACCCCCGAGGTCCAGCTGCCGGTCGCGCCGAAGGCCGCCGTGCCGGAAGACCTGCGCGGGCGGGGCGTCGTCAACATCCTGCCCATCGGCACGGCGAGTTCCTCCGGCCCGGTGACCGAGGAGCGCCCGTTCATGGTGTACAAGGAACTGGTGGACGACGCCGGGCTGCAGAAGGAAATCGCCGCGCGCCGCGCGGAGGATCCCGAGCTGCGCGTCTACATGCGCATCGACCGCAACGCGGAATTCGCCGTCGTGGGGCGCGCCATCAAGGCCTGCGCCGCCGCCGGGGTGATGGACATCATCTTCG
- a CDS encoding MotA/TolQ/ExbB proton channel family protein: MNRRTRRGLTLVLLVLMGAMAVSWAQEAAAPAAAPEAAAAPAAPAPKKMTLWDLIVVGGWAMWPLGACSLAMISLAVLNFRQISQKKMIPEAALGQLRVAAKEQNLETMVNVSASTNSLFTNALLAGLRKFNPEDPMGAKANVESAIAEAVGREESQAGFWINFLSLVTAISPMMGLLGTVSGMIGAFQKIGSGGMGKPELLAANIGEALITTAAGLIIAIPSMFFYFLFRNMLNRIIQQAELNYSLLLDDLTGSSFIVEEAPTA, from the coding sequence ATGAACAGGCGAACACGACGCGGGCTGACGCTGGTGTTGCTGGTGCTGATGGGCGCCATGGCCGTGAGCTGGGCGCAGGAAGCGGCGGCCCCGGCCGCCGCGCCGGAAGCCGCGGCCGCGCCGGCCGCCCCGGCACCCAAGAAGATGACGCTGTGGGACCTCATCGTGGTCGGCGGCTGGGCCATGTGGCCCCTCGGCGCCTGCTCGCTGGCGATGATCAGCCTGGCCGTGCTGAACTTCCGGCAGATCAGCCAGAAAAAGATGATCCCCGAGGCGGCCCTCGGCCAGCTGCGCGTGGCCGCCAAGGAGCAGAACCTCGAGACCATGGTCAACGTATCGGCCAGCACCAACAGCCTGTTCACCAACGCCCTGCTGGCCGGCCTGCGCAAGTTCAACCCCGAGGACCCGATGGGCGCCAAGGCCAACGTGGAGTCGGCCATTGCGGAGGCCGTGGGCCGCGAGGAATCCCAGGCCGGCTTCTGGATCAACTTCCTCTCCCTGGTGACGGCCATCTCGCCCATGATGGGGCTGCTGGGCACCGTCAGCGGCATGATCGGCGCGTTCCAGAAGATCGGGTCCGGCGGCATGGGCAAGCCGGAACTGCTCGCCGCCAACATCGGCGAGGCCCTGATCACCACGGCGGCCGGCCTGATCATCGCCATCCCGTCGATGTTCTTCTACTTCCTCTTCCGCAACATGCTTAACCGGATCATCCAGCAGGCCGAGCTGAATTACTCGCTGCTCCTGGACGACCTGACCGGCTCCAGTTTCATCGTCGAGGAGGCGCCGACCGCCTGA
- a CDS encoding tetratricopeptide repeat protein, with the protein MMRIRWHIAVAGLFLASAFRGAAQAPAEPGVGPAILVTKDGPVQARLLRLDKDMLWISKSTADGGAFEAGVPLADIRQVRLPAPRVFAAADVAAAEAQFRAVHDALDRLILTLRPFRSLPGIPMDEAILRKGQLYARQGLWREAIRQYEDILKQPRESEQKTAARLRAGIASELAGDSKAALTYFENVVLPEDDEELLSTALFSRANALAAEGRPQDALLDYLRLVVFHPYTQNNELRGLEAAVGCYAQLKDWESLNKTVSVLQQDYPGTRETRHAVEIQGEHRAEMEAAGTIMEESVPAEAGATTTTGAAPAEATAPAKTDTEDLQVD; encoded by the coding sequence GTGATGAGAATTCGTTGGCACATCGCGGTCGCCGGCCTGTTCCTGGCTTCGGCCTTCCGCGGCGCCGCCCAGGCTCCGGCGGAGCCGGGCGTGGGCCCGGCCATCCTGGTGACCAAGGATGGACCGGTCCAGGCGAGGCTGCTCCGCCTCGACAAGGACATGCTCTGGATCAGCAAGAGCACCGCGGACGGCGGCGCCTTCGAGGCCGGAGTTCCCCTGGCGGACATCCGGCAGGTCCGCCTTCCCGCGCCCCGCGTGTTCGCCGCGGCCGACGTCGCCGCCGCCGAGGCGCAGTTCCGCGCCGTGCACGACGCCCTGGACCGCCTGATCCTCACGCTGCGGCCGTTCCGCTCGCTGCCCGGCATCCCGATGGACGAGGCCATCCTGCGGAAGGGCCAGCTCTACGCGCGGCAGGGCCTGTGGCGCGAGGCCATCCGCCAGTACGAGGACATCCTCAAGCAGCCCCGCGAATCCGAGCAGAAGACCGCGGCCCGCCTTCGCGCCGGGATCGCCAGCGAACTGGCCGGGGATTCCAAGGCCGCGCTGACCTACTTCGAGAATGTCGTGCTGCCGGAGGACGACGAGGAACTGCTGTCCACGGCGCTGTTCTCCCGGGCCAACGCCCTGGCCGCCGAGGGCCGCCCCCAGGACGCGCTGCTGGATTACCTGCGCCTCGTGGTGTTCCATCCGTACACGCAGAACAACGAGCTGCGCGGGCTGGAGGCGGCCGTGGGTTGCTATGCCCAGCTCAAGGACTGGGAGTCGCTGAACAAGACGGTGTCCGTGCTGCAGCAGGACTATCCCGGCACCCGCGAGACCCGGCATGCCGTGGAAATCCAGGGCGAGCACCGCGCGGAGATGGAAGCGGCCGGGACGATCATGGAGGAAAGCGTCCCGGCGGAGGCCGGGGCGACGACCACCACCGGCGCCGCGCCGGCCGAAGCGACCGCGCCGGCCAAAACCGATACGGAAGATCTCCAGGTGGATTAG